In the Flavobacterium acetivorans genome, one interval contains:
- a CDS encoding adenosine deaminase, with amino-acid sequence MKLIYTLLFSAILNLSYSQSPSLYLEKIRDNEAALTAFFSQMPKGGDLHHHFSGSIYAEPILEDAINDDFYLNTTTMEVLKEKPAKGNWELFSSLRNKGQLDFYKQQIMEKWSVKDYNHVSYPSDKLFFESFGKFSPAIEGHFGEGLLELKNRAISENVSYIETQLSTIPSDINTTDLSDFNVKLRELAAKKDENGIKVLLDSLYATLLKREAAKYAEDFNVNFVSKMHQELKIDDALFTMRYQNFVLRFMEPVDLFKNLVITFISADSSPLMAGVNIVSPEDGETSMKDYWLHMVMFKYCNGRFPNVKYTMHAGELTLGLVQPEDLTWHIHEAVHTAGSNRIGHGVDIAYENKSYELLRYMAKNDIPVEINLVSNEFILKVKENRHPISLYRAFNVPIVISTDDAGILRTNMTEQYVLLAKRYKDVTYADIKNYVYNSINYSFIKDKSVKKKLLKDLDNRFKTFEANFPLK; translated from the coding sequence ATGAAACTAATTTATACGCTTCTTTTCTCAGCAATTCTGAATCTGAGTTACTCGCAATCCCCTAGCCTTTATTTGGAAAAAATTAGAGATAATGAAGCTGCTTTAACGGCTTTCTTTTCGCAAATGCCAAAAGGTGGCGACTTACACCATCATTTTAGCGGTTCCATTTATGCAGAACCCATCTTGGAAGATGCCATAAATGACGATTTTTACCTGAATACCACAACCATGGAAGTGCTTAAAGAGAAACCCGCCAAAGGAAACTGGGAGCTTTTTTCCAGCCTGCGAAATAAAGGTCAACTTGATTTTTACAAACAGCAAATAATGGAAAAATGGTCCGTGAAGGATTACAACCATGTGAGTTATCCGTCAGATAAATTGTTTTTTGAATCTTTTGGCAAATTTAGCCCAGCCATTGAAGGACATTTTGGCGAAGGTTTATTGGAATTAAAAAACAGGGCTATTTCTGAAAATGTGAGTTATATTGAAACCCAATTATCGACAATTCCTTCCGACATTAACACTACTGATTTATCTGACTTCAATGTAAAATTAAGAGAATTAGCTGCTAAAAAAGATGAAAACGGAATCAAAGTGCTTCTTGATTCTCTTTACGCCACTTTATTAAAAAGAGAAGCAGCAAAATACGCCGAAGATTTTAATGTCAATTTTGTTAGCAAAATGCACCAAGAACTAAAGATTGATGATGCTCTTTTTACGATGCGTTATCAAAATTTTGTGTTGCGATTTATGGAACCGGTAGATTTATTTAAAAATTTAGTAATCACCTTTATATCAGCCGATAGCAGTCCGCTTATGGCTGGAGTCAACATCGTGTCTCCGGAAGATGGCGAAACTTCGATGAAAGATTATTGGTTGCACATGGTAATGTTCAAATATTGTAACGGGCGTTTTCCAAACGTAAAATACACCATGCATGCGGGTGAGCTAACCTTAGGATTGGTTCAACCCGAAGATTTAACTTGGCACATTCACGAAGCGGTTCATACTGCCGGATCCAATCGTATTGGTCATGGAGTTGATATTGCTTATGAGAATAAATCTTATGAATTATTGCGTTATATGGCTAAGAATGATATCCCAGTTGAAATCAATTTGGTCAGCAATGAGTTCATTTTAAAAGTCAAAGAAAACCGCCATCCGATCTCTTTATACAGAGCTTTTAATGTTCCTATCGTCATCAGTACGGATGATGCCGGAATATTAAGAACTAATATGACTGAGCAATATGTTTTATTAGCCAAGAGATACAAAGATGTTACTTATGCCGATATCAAGAATTATGTTTACAATAGTATCAATTACAGCTTTATCAAAGACAAATCTGTTAAGAAAAAATTACTAAAAGACTTAGATAATCGCTTTAAAACTTTTGAGGCCAATTTCCCTTTAAAATAA
- the rlmH gene encoding 23S rRNA (pseudouridine(1915)-N(3))-methyltransferase RlmH encodes MNIKLIAIGKTDNKALQSLIDDYTKRLSFYIKFDLEIIPDIKNVKNLSETQQKEKEGELILAKIAPTDQLILLDENGKNFSSMGFSEELQKKMNSGIKTLVFVIGGPYGFSDTVYAKAQGKISLSLMTFSHQMVRLFFIEQLYRGFTILRNEPYHHQ; translated from the coding sequence ATGAACATCAAACTCATCGCCATTGGCAAAACCGACAATAAAGCCTTACAATCGTTAATAGACGATTACACCAAGCGTTTGTCTTTTTATATCAAATTTGATTTGGAAATTATTCCTGACATTAAGAATGTAAAAAACTTATCTGAAACGCAACAAAAAGAAAAAGAAGGCGAATTAATTTTGGCAAAAATAGCGCCTACTGACCAATTGATTTTATTGGATGAAAATGGGAAAAACTTCTCTAGTATGGGTTTTTCGGAAGAATTACAAAAGAAGATGAATTCAGGAATCAAAACTTTGGTATTTGTCATTGGTGGACCTTATGGTTTTTCGGATACGGTCTATGCCAAAGCGCAAGGCAAAATTTCGCTTTCCTTAATGACTTTTTCCCACCAAATGGTGCGATTGTTTTTTATCGAACAATTGTATCGCGGTTTTACCATTTTAAGAAATGAACCGTATCACCATCAATAA
- the folP gene encoding dihydropteroate synthase: protein MTINCKGQLIDLSIPKIMGILNVTPNSFFDGGKYNAESEILSKAEKIIAEGATFIDIGAYSSKPSAEFVSEQEELDRIIPAVQLILKHFPEALLSIDTFRAEVANACIDNGAAIINDIAAGELDDKMFEVIAKHNVPYIMMHMRGTPQTMQSKTNYEDIIKEMLFYFSEKINKARSFGINDLIIDPGFGFAKTIKQNYEVMRKMELFQMLDLPLLVGISRKSMIYKTLNSSPEEALNGTTFLNTIALTKGASILRVHDVKEAVECVQLWNKMNV, encoded by the coding sequence ATGACAATTAACTGCAAAGGACAATTAATCGATTTATCAATTCCCAAGATTATGGGGATTTTAAATGTGACGCCCAATTCTTTTTTTGATGGCGGAAAATATAATGCAGAGAGTGAAATCCTATCTAAGGCAGAGAAAATAATAGCAGAAGGTGCCACTTTTATTGATATAGGAGCCTATTCCAGTAAACCCAGTGCAGAGTTCGTTTCGGAGCAAGAAGAGCTGGACCGAATCATTCCTGCGGTTCAATTGATCTTGAAACATTTTCCTGAAGCCTTACTTTCTATCGATACTTTTAGAGCCGAAGTAGCCAATGCCTGTATCGATAACGGAGCGGCAATTATCAACGATATTGCAGCTGGCGAGCTTGACGATAAAATGTTTGAAGTCATTGCTAAACACAATGTTCCTTACATTATGATGCACATGCGCGGTACTCCACAAACCATGCAAAGTAAGACGAATTATGAGGACATTATCAAGGAGATGCTTTTTTATTTTTCGGAGAAAATCAATAAAGCCAGAAGTTTTGGAATAAATGATTTAATTATTGATCCCGGTTTTGGTTTTGCCAAAACAATAAAGCAAAATTATGAAGTAATGCGAAAAATGGAATTATTTCAGATGTTAGATTTGCCTTTGTTGGTTGGAATATCAAGAAAATCGATGATCTATAAAACGCTAAATTCCAGCCCGGAAGAAGCTTTGAACGGAACTACTTTTTTGAATACAATTGCTTTGACTAAAGGCGCATCAATTCTTAGGGTTCACGATGTGAAAGAAGCGGTAGAATGTGTTCAATTGTGGAATAAAATGAATGTGTAA
- a CDS encoding DUF1599 domain-containing protein encodes MNNTSQEYDNVIATCRSLFINKMKDYGSAWRILRLPSLTDQIFIKAQRIRSLQENEIRKVDEDETGEFIGIINYSIMALIQLELGVADQPDLNVEKATELYDAKIKLTKELMEAKNHDYGEAWREMRVSSLTDLILQKLLRVKQIEDNKGKTIVSEGIDANYQDMINYSIFALILMGFNK; translated from the coding sequence ATGAATAATACTTCTCAAGAATACGATAATGTAATAGCGACTTGTCGTTCCCTTTTTATCAATAAAATGAAAGATTATGGCAGTGCTTGGCGCATATTACGATTGCCTTCTTTAACAGATCAAATTTTCATAAAAGCGCAAAGAATCAGGAGCCTTCAAGAAAATGAAATCAGAAAAGTTGACGAAGACGAAACGGGCGAATTCATCGGAATCATCAACTATTCCATTATGGCGCTGATTCAATTAGAACTTGGCGTAGCGGACCAACCGGATTTAAACGTCGAAAAAGCAACTGAATTGTATGATGCTAAAATAAAGCTAACCAAAGAATTAATGGAAGCCAAAAACCATGATTATGGCGAAGCTTGGCGCGAAATGCGCGTGAGTTCACTAACTGATTTGATTTTACAAAAACTTCTTCGCGTCAAACAAATAGAAGACAATAAGGGAAAAACAATCGTTTCTGAAGGAATTGATGCCAATTACCAAGACATGATTAATTACTCCATTTTTGCATTAATATTAATGGGATTTAATAAATAA
- a CDS encoding BT_3928 family protein, producing MKNIITQFSRLFVGLLFIISGLIKLNDPVGFSYKLAEYFSEPVFNIPFLVPFSLALALFLVILEVVLGVMLLIGYKSKVTIWSLLILIVLFTFLTFYSAYFDVVKDCGCFGDALKLTPWQSFTKDIILLFFILILFLNQKLVKPLFENKIQNLIAYVTIILCMFMAVWVLNHLPLIDFRPYKVGSNIQKGMEIPEGAPKSVVEMLFIYNVNGVNKEFSEKDLMNIPEGATFVDRKDKVITEGYVPPIHDFTMMKDGIDYKDELLLEPKLMIAVAYDLNISEEDGMLKLEKLHQEAQTKGYKVIGMTNSTEEEIAKTKKKYGLTFDFYTCDAITLKTIERSNPSIVILEKGTVKQKVHYNDIKDLKL from the coding sequence ATGAAAAATATCATTACGCAATTCTCTAGACTTTTCGTTGGACTACTATTTATCATTTCGGGATTGATCAAACTGAATGATCCTGTAGGATTTTCTTATAAACTGGCCGAATATTTTAGTGAGCCCGTTTTTAACATCCCTTTTTTAGTGCCTTTCTCTTTGGCTTTAGCCTTGTTTTTAGTGATTCTGGAAGTGGTTTTAGGAGTTATGTTATTGATTGGCTACAAATCTAAAGTTACGATTTGGAGCTTATTGATTCTAATTGTCTTATTTACGTTTTTAACTTTTTATTCCGCTTATTTTGATGTGGTAAAAGACTGTGGTTGTTTTGGTGATGCTTTAAAACTGACGCCTTGGCAATCCTTCACTAAGGATATTATCCTATTGTTCTTTATCCTTATTTTATTTTTAAATCAAAAATTAGTAAAACCATTATTTGAAAATAAGATACAAAATCTAATCGCTTACGTAACCATCATTTTATGCATGTTTATGGCCGTTTGGGTTCTTAATCATTTGCCTCTAATTGATTTCAGACCTTATAAAGTGGGATCAAATATCCAAAAAGGAATGGAAATTCCTGAAGGAGCTCCAAAATCGGTCGTAGAAATGCTTTTTATTTACAATGTTAATGGGGTAAACAAAGAATTTTCTGAAAAAGATTTGATGAATATTCCTGAAGGCGCCACCTTTGTAGACCGAAAAGACAAAGTGATTACCGAAGGTTATGTCCCTCCTATTCATGATTTCACTATGATGAAGGACGGCATTGATTATAAAGACGAATTACTATTGGAACCAAAATTGATGATAGCAGTCGCCTATGACTTGAATATTTCTGAAGAAGACGGTATGCTAAAATTGGAAAAACTACATCAAGAAGCCCAAACTAAAGGATACAAAGTAATTGGTATGACTAACTCAACCGAAGAAGAAATTGCTAAGACTAAGAAAAAATACGGCCTTACATTTGATTTCTACACCTGTGACGCCATTACCTTGAAAACAATTGAAAGATCTAATCCTAGTATCGTCATTCTTGAAAAAGGAACCGTAAAACAAAAAGTGCATTACAACGACATCAAAGATTTGAAATTGTAA
- a CDS encoding TlpA family protein disulfide reductase — protein sequence MKKIIALLVVLTTFSCSNSNAQKTAFSKEALSEKLLALDNGQVAFKDILKKYKGKTLVIEIWASWCGDCVKAMPKVKELQANNPDVAYLFISMDKTADKWKAGIEKHEIKGDHFMANDQMKGKFAKALDVDWIPRYIIVDKKGKIVLYRAIETDFDKINQILTELK from the coding sequence ATGAAAAAAATAATCGCTTTACTGGTCGTTTTGACAACATTTTCTTGTTCCAATTCTAATGCACAAAAAACTGCTTTTTCTAAAGAAGCATTGTCCGAAAAATTATTAGCCCTTGATAATGGCCAAGTAGCATTTAAAGATATTTTAAAAAAATACAAAGGAAAAACCTTGGTAATAGAAATTTGGGCTTCCTGGTGCGGTGATTGTGTAAAAGCAATGCCAAAAGTAAAGGAATTACAAGCTAATAATCCTGATGTTGCTTATTTGTTCATTTCTATGGATAAAACAGCCGATAAATGGAAAGCCGGAATCGAGAAACACGAGATTAAAGGAGATCATTTCATGGCAAACGACCAAATGAAAGGCAAATTTGCCAAAGCATTGGACGTGGATTGGATTCCAAGATATATTATCGTGGACAAAAAAGGTAAAATTGTGCTTTACCGCGCCATTGAAACTGATTTTGACAAAATCAATCAAATCCTAACTGAATTAAAATAA
- the tpiA gene encoding triose-phosphate isomerase — protein sequence MRKKIVAGNWKMHKNAEQTEDLLNELIAKIPTDTETEVIVAPTFVNLASAVAHLEFTNINVAAQNMHQAEAGAYTGEISADMLQNVGVNTVILGHSERRAIFNETDALIASKVDTALEHDMTVIFCFGEELKDRQSANHFNVVENQLKDGLFHTKESDWGNIVLAYEPVWAIGTGETASPEQAQEMHEFIREIVRKNYGKEVAEEVSILYGGSVKPENAKEIFSKADVDGGLIGGAALKADDFAAIVNAI from the coding sequence ATGAGAAAAAAGATAGTAGCAGGAAACTGGAAAATGCATAAAAATGCGGAACAAACAGAAGATTTATTGAATGAATTGATTGCAAAAATACCTACGGATACAGAGACAGAAGTAATCGTAGCTCCTACTTTCGTTAATTTGGCTTCAGCGGTAGCGCACTTAGAATTCACAAACATAAACGTTGCTGCCCAAAATATGCATCAAGCAGAAGCAGGTGCTTATACTGGTGAAATTTCGGCTGACATGTTACAAAATGTTGGTGTAAACACTGTAATCCTTGGACATTCAGAACGCAGAGCTATTTTCAATGAAACGGATGCTTTAATTGCCAGTAAAGTAGATACTGCTTTAGAACATGACATGACAGTTATTTTCTGTTTTGGAGAAGAATTGAAAGACCGTCAATCTGCCAATCATTTTAATGTGGTAGAAAACCAATTAAAAGACGGCCTATTTCATACTAAAGAATCTGACTGGGGGAATATTGTTTTGGCTTACGAACCGGTTTGGGCAATTGGAACCGGAGAAACGGCTTCTCCTGAACAAGCGCAGGAAATGCATGAATTCATCAGAGAAATTGTACGCAAAAACTATGGTAAGGAAGTAGCTGAAGAAGTATCAATCCTTTATGGTGGAAGCGTAAAACCGGAAAATGCCAAAGAAATTTTCTCTAAAGCTGATGTAGACGGTGGTCTTATTGGTGGTGCTGCCCTAAAAGCAGATGATTTTGCCGCTATTGTCAATGCAATCTAA
- the prmA gene encoding 50S ribosomal protein L11 methyltransferase — MSNIYIGYHFNIEPKELGSEILIAELGETAFESFTETETGISAFVQKDLWNETILEDIQILKSEEFKIDYTFEEIDQVNWNEEWEKNFEPIDVEGNCHVRAPFHPKTDAEFDIVIEPKMSFGTGHHETTHMMIQHLLEIDVRGMKTLDMGCGTAILAILAEMKGAQPIDAIDIDNWCYLNSIENAERNNCKHITVYEGEASLLQGKKYDLIIANINRNILLNDMQSYVDCLNPKGTLLLSGFYVEDIPFIEASCTEKGLTYVKKFERNNWVSLKFVN, encoded by the coding sequence ATGTCAAATATTTATATTGGTTATCATTTCAACATAGAACCAAAAGAACTGGGTTCAGAGATATTAATAGCTGAATTAGGCGAAACTGCTTTTGAAAGTTTTACTGAAACTGAAACTGGAATTTCGGCCTTTGTTCAAAAAGATTTATGGAATGAAACCATTTTGGAGGATATCCAAATTTTGAAATCGGAAGAATTTAAAATTGATTATACTTTCGAAGAAATCGATCAGGTCAACTGGAATGAGGAATGGGAGAAGAATTTTGAACCTATTGATGTGGAAGGAAACTGCCATGTTCGCGCTCCTTTTCACCCTAAAACCGATGCCGAATTTGATATTGTAATCGAACCCAAAATGAGTTTTGGCACCGGTCATCACGAGACCACCCACATGATGATTCAGCATTTATTGGAAATAGATGTTCGCGGAATGAAAACATTGGACATGGGTTGCGGAACGGCAATATTGGCTATTCTTGCCGAAATGAAAGGCGCACAACCCATTGATGCGATTGATATTGACAATTGGTGCTATTTGAATTCCATCGAAAATGCCGAACGTAATAACTGCAAGCACATCACCGTTTATGAAGGTGAAGCTTCATTACTGCAAGGCAAAAAATACGATTTGATTATCGCCAACATCAACAGAAACATATTGTTGAATGACATGCAAAGTTATGTTGATTGTTTGAATCCAAAAGGGACTCTGCTTCTAAGCGGTTTTTACGTAGAAGACATTCCTTTTATAGAGGCTTCCTGTACTGAAAAAGGTTTAACTTATGTTAAAAAATTTGAAAGAAACAATTGGGTCTCTTTAAAATTCGTAAATTAG
- a CDS encoding ATP-dependent Clp protease adaptor ClpS produces MSTKVKTREKISVKEATSINNEIIVYNDDVNTFDHVIDTLMRVCDHTPEQAEQCSLIVHYNGKCTVKTGPFDKLKPQCTQLLEAGLSAEII; encoded by the coding sequence ATGAGCACTAAAGTAAAAACAAGAGAGAAAATCAGTGTCAAAGAGGCAACATCTATAAATAATGAAATCATAGTTTATAACGATGATGTCAATACTTTTGATCACGTAATTGACACCTTAATGCGTGTATGTGACCATACACCGGAACAAGCAGAGCAATGTTCTTTAATTGTACATTACAATGGAAAATGCACTGTAAAAACAGGTCCTTTTGACAAATTAAAGCCACAATGCACCCAATTATTAGAGGCGGGCTTGAGTGCTGAAATCATTTAA
- a CDS encoding sterol desaturase family protein — protein MEEYGKILIIAMPIFLLLILIEKAYGIYTKEDNVPLMDSVSSISSGITNAVKDVLGLSLTFISYEWMVSKMAVFHIESNILTYLVAFVIIDFYGYWTHRWAHQINFFWNKHAIHHSSEEFNLACALRQTVSSFVNLFTFLLIPAAILGVPATVIAITLPIQLFLQFWYHTRHIKKMGFLEHILVTPSHHRVHHAINPEYIDKNHSQIFIFWDKWFGTFQEELETAPPVFGITRPAQTWNPIRINFQHLGLLISDAWRAENWKDKFTIWFKPTGWRPENFEERYPVNKITDVYNFDKYGTESSSKLIYWSVAQVLITLLFVTFLFDNIAVIGLPNVFIYGLFIFVTIYSYSELMDKRNSSIFWETIRFFLGMGIIFYFGNWFELNAQLPIINYIIASYLFISLLVTVYFTAFEFKTKKEILVNS, from the coding sequence ATGGAAGAATACGGTAAAATACTAATTATTGCTATGCCCATTTTTCTATTGTTGATACTGATAGAAAAAGCATACGGAATCTACACTAAAGAAGATAATGTGCCATTAATGGACAGTGTTTCCAGTATCAGCTCCGGAATCACCAATGCCGTAAAAGATGTTTTAGGACTTAGTCTTACTTTTATTTCCTATGAATGGATGGTTTCTAAAATGGCTGTTTTTCATATAGAAAGTAATATCCTTACCTATTTGGTCGCTTTTGTCATCATTGATTTTTATGGCTATTGGACTCATCGATGGGCGCACCAAATTAATTTTTTCTGGAACAAACACGCCATACATCACAGCAGCGAGGAGTTTAATCTCGCCTGTGCTTTGAGACAGACGGTTTCCAGTTTTGTCAATCTGTTCACTTTCTTGCTTATTCCTGCCGCCATTCTTGGAGTTCCGGCAACAGTTATTGCTATTACACTTCCTATTCAATTGTTTTTGCAGTTTTGGTATCATACCAGACACATCAAAAAAATGGGGTTTCTGGAGCATATTTTGGTCACTCCATCGCATCATAGAGTCCATCACGCCATCAACCCGGAATACATTGACAAAAATCATTCCCAGATATTTATCTTTTGGGACAAATGGTTTGGCACTTTTCAGGAAGAATTAGAAACAGCACCTCCCGTTTTTGGAATTACCAGACCCGCCCAAACTTGGAATCCTATCCGAATCAACTTTCAGCATTTAGGGTTATTAATTTCAGACGCTTGGCGCGCCGAAAACTGGAAGGATAAATTCACTATTTGGTTTAAACCAACAGGCTGGCGTCCAGAAAATTTTGAAGAAAGATATCCTGTAAATAAGATTACAGATGTCTATAATTTTGACAAATATGGTACCGAAAGTTCCTCAAAATTAATCTACTGGTCAGTTGCCCAAGTTTTGATCACCTTATTATTTGTTACTTTTTTATTCGATAATATTGCAGTGATTGGTTTACCTAACGTATTCATTTACGGTTTGTTTATATTCGTCACCATTTACAGTTATTCTGAATTAATGGATAAACGAAATTCTTCAATTTTTTGGGAAACAATCCGATTCTTTTTGGGAATGGGCATTATTTTCTATTTTGGGAATTGGTTTGAGCTCAACGCTCAACTTCCAATAATCAATTACATTATTGCCAGTTATCTTTTTATATCATTGTTAGTGACTGTTTATTTTACTGCTTTCGAATTCAAAACCAAAAAAGAAATTCTTGTCAATTCCTAA
- a CDS encoding lysoplasmalogenase: protein MKTNTLLLSYIGFCLIYLLIILLGMEDVAWFLKPFLLPFLLFGVYFHHDFPSKKFLLTALTFSWIGDIILLFAERGELFFISGLIAFLISHLVYILLFNKQLKDRNKKNKAVYWIGVTVIIAYLFVMLTILLPSLGDLQLPVLVYAIVLSTMLLFAFKGFLSWKEPANSYVLLGAIIFVSSDSILAFDKFHEPIAMSSFLIMVTYLTAQFLIVKGILKLNQKK from the coding sequence ATGAAAACGAATACTTTATTGCTCAGTTATATCGGTTTTTGTCTCATTTACCTTCTTATTATTCTCCTAGGAATGGAAGATGTTGCCTGGTTTTTAAAACCGTTTTTACTTCCGTTTTTATTATTTGGAGTCTATTTTCACCATGACTTTCCTTCTAAAAAATTCTTACTAACGGCATTGACTTTTTCTTGGATTGGAGATATCATTTTACTTTTTGCAGAGCGTGGTGAGTTGTTTTTTATATCAGGATTAATCGCATTCTTGATTTCACACCTTGTTTACATACTTCTTTTTAACAAACAATTAAAAGACAGAAACAAAAAAAACAAAGCCGTTTATTGGATTGGCGTAACGGTAATCATTGCTTATTTGTTTGTGATGCTCACCATTTTATTACCAAGTCTGGGAGATTTACAGCTTCCCGTTTTGGTTTATGCTATAGTGCTTTCTACAATGTTGTTGTTTGCCTTCAAAGGTTTTCTAAGCTGGAAAGAACCCGCAAATAGCTACGTTTTACTGGGTGCGATTATTTTTGTAAGTTCTGATAGCATACTGGCTTTTGATAAGTTCCATGAGCCCATTGCTATGAGTTCGTTCCTGATTATGGTTACTTATCTCACAGCACAATTTTTAATTGTAAAAGGTATTTTAAAATTAAATCAAAAAAAATAG
- a CDS encoding DUF6691 family protein: protein MKVLKYLLVGFVFGIVLTKSEAVSWYRIYEMFRFQSFHMYGIIMVAILTGVIGIQIIKRKNIKDIDGAPIEIQDKEKGSARYWVGGLFFGLGWALVGSCPGPIFILLGAGFWSVGIVLLGALLGTFIYGAFKNKLPH, encoded by the coding sequence ATGAAAGTATTAAAATATTTGCTAGTTGGTTTTGTTTTCGGAATTGTACTTACAAAATCTGAAGCTGTTTCTTGGTATCGAATTTATGAAATGTTCCGATTTCAGTCCTTCCATATGTATGGAATCATTATGGTTGCCATCCTTACGGGAGTTATTGGAATACAAATCATAAAAAGAAAAAATATAAAAGATATCGATGGTGCTCCTATTGAGATTCAGGATAAAGAAAAAGGATCTGCTCGTTATTGGGTAGGCGGTTTGTTTTTTGGATTAGGATGGGCACTTGTTGGATCTTGTCCGGGACCAATTTTTATATTGCTGGGTGCCGGTTTTTGGAGTGTAGGCATAGTGCTTTTGGGCGCTTTACTAGGAACCTTTATTTATGGCGCGTTTAAAAACAAATTGCCACATTAA
- a CDS encoding YeeE/YedE family protein: MDFIFQTWAWYVSGFLIGMIMLSLIYFGKTFGMSSNLRSLCSMAGLGKRVGFFNFDWKAQRWNLVVVLGAMLGGFVAVHFMADASNVSINPKTIEQLAQLGIDAPNGKLMPDALFGSQIFESPKHIILLLIGGILIGFGSRYAGGCTSGHAISGLSNLQIPSLKAVIGFFIGGLIMAHFLLPLIF; the protein is encoded by the coding sequence ATGGATTTTATTTTTCAAACATGGGCATGGTATGTCTCTGGTTTTTTGATTGGCATGATTATGCTATCATTGATTTATTTTGGTAAGACCTTCGGGATGTCCTCTAATTTGCGATCGCTATGTTCTATGGCGGGATTAGGGAAAAGAGTAGGCTTTTTTAATTTTGATTGGAAAGCACAACGCTGGAATTTGGTAGTGGTTTTGGGAGCGATGTTAGGCGGTTTTGTAGCAGTTCATTTCATGGCAGATGCTTCAAATGTTAGCATTAACCCTAAGACAATAGAGCAACTAGCGCAGTTGGGAATTGATGCGCCAAATGGTAAATTAATGCCGGATGCCCTTTTTGGAAGTCAGATTTTTGAGTCGCCAAAACATATTATTCTTTTACTTATTGGAGGGATTTTAATTGGTTTTGGTTCTCGTTATGCTGGTGGCTGTACTTCGGGTCATGCTATTTCAGGCTTGAGTAATCTGCAAATTCCTTCTTTGAAAGCCGTAATTGGGTTTTTTATCGGAGGGTTGATTATGGCTCATTTTTTATTACCCTTAATTTTTTAG